In a genomic window of Magnolia sinica isolate HGM2019 chromosome 14, MsV1, whole genome shotgun sequence:
- the LOC131226080 gene encoding probable F-box protein At2g36090 has protein sequence MAMSVSQMGNIASLSSDLFYDILRRLDGATLASAGCACADFCSISREERIWENACHSLWPSTTREDVRNLITSIGGFRKFYADCYPLIVNKDVPVVQWDNDLEFSEEWAEADYYGDIDEFDSVSPSDFVSIVDIRYKDKAVYSKVIWGIPDSDGFHGWFYNCPFRIDLLRYSDGVNDEAEVTLSVTDGLPPIMSIERERKEGKLWRELRDGIRLSWIVVNRKMKQAANLASWNPLGGQRHWPTDKDFLIRFGSVLPAKDILPCQVVECIIVMKFRVINTEGEGEGIQTTLKLTELSMQLEDMAGAHVNGRNSLLVLKEALSCRRSKNYSEVLESCHLYSKAQSELKEEKMRNESRLDRLCILSGIAAFITFFYCIL, from the coding sequence ATGGCAATGTCAGTTTCACAAATGGGCAATATAGCATCATTGAGCAGCGACCTCTTCTATGATATATTGAGGCGTCTTGATGGTGCGACTCTGGCTAGTGCTGGATGTGCTTGTGCTGATTTCTGTTCCATCTCAAGAGAAGAGAGAATATGGGAAAATGCATGTCATTCTTTATGGCCTTCTACCACTAGAGAAGATGTTAGAAATTTGATTACATCGATTGGCGGGTTCCGGAAATTTTATGCAGACTGCTACCCCCTAATCGTGAACAAGGACGTCCCTGTGGTTCAGTGGGACAATGATCTTGAATTCTCTGAAGAATGGGCTGAGGCTGATTACTACGGTGACATTGATGAGTTCGACAGTGTTTCTCCTTCAGATTTTGTCTCAATCGTGGATATCCGGTACAAGGATAAAGCAGTCTACTCAAAGGTGATTTGGGGGATTCCTGATTCGGACGGTTTCCATGGTTGGTTCTACAACTGCCCCTTTCGGATTGATCTGCTTAGATATTCAGATGGTGTCAATGATGAAGCCGAGGTGACCCTCTCAGTTACCGATGGTCTTCCGCCAATTATGTCCATagagagggagaggaaagagGGGAAGCTTTGGAGGGAGCTCCGTGATGGAATCAGGCTTAGTTGGATCGTCGTGAACCGGAAAATGAAGCAAGCAGCTAATCTCGCTAGCTGGAACCCACTTGGGGGCCAAAGGCATTGGCCAACAGATAAGGATTTCTTGATACGTTTTGGGTCTGTTCTTCCCGCCAAAGACATCCTCCCATGTCAAGTAGTGGAATGCATCATCGTCATGAAGTTTAGAGTTATCAATACTGAAGGGGAGGGGGAAGGTATCCAGACAACACTCAAGCTAACTGAGCTAAGCATGCAGTTGGAAGATATGGCAGGCGCTCATGTTAATGGAAGGAACAGCTTGCTTGTCCTCAAAGAAGCATTGAGCTGCCGTCGGAGCAAAAACTACAGCGAGGTTCTAGAGTCCTGTCATTTGTACTCGAAAGCGCAGAGTGAATTGAAGGAggagaagatgagaaatgagagcCGTTTGGACAGGCTATGTATCTTAAGTGGCATAGCTGCTTTTATCACCTTTTTCTATTGTATTTTGTGA